In Halogranum gelatinilyticum, the DNA window GAACGAAGGACTTCAAACTCCCCGACGTCGGCGAAGGTGTCGCGGAAGGCGAACTCGTCTCGTGGCTCGTCGGTCCCGGCGACACAGTCGAAGAGGACCAGCCCGTCGCCGAGGTCGAGACCGACAAGGCACTCGTCGAGGTGCCGTCGCCGTACAATGGAACGGTCAAAGAGCTGCACGTCGAGGAAGGGACGATGGTCCCCGTCGGCGACGTCATCATCACCTACGAGGTCGCAGGCGAGGGCGACGAGCCTGCCGATCCAGCGGCCGAAACCGAACCCGAGGAGACTTCGGAAGCGGAACCCGCGGAATCAGAGACCGAACCGGCCGAAGCAGCGACCGAGGACGCCGAACCGGCCGAGTCGTCGGCGAAGGGCGGCCGCGTCTTCGCGGCACCCAGCGCGCGACGGCTGGCCCGTGAACTCGGCGTCGACATCGCGACGGTCGAGGGAAGCGGCCCGAGCGGCCGCGTGACCGACGCCGACGTCCGGCAGGCCGCCGAGGCTGGCGAGGCTGGCGGAGAGACGGCAGAAGCGGACGAGGACGACGGTCCCCGCGACGTCGACATCGACGACGGGGAATCCTCGGTGACGAAGCGCGAGGAGGCCGCCAACGGCGAGACGCCGTCGGATGCCCCCGACGCAGCGGGTCGCAACCGGACGCTGGCCGCACCGGCGACGCGCCGGCTGGCGAACGAGCAGGGCGTCGACCTGAACGACGTGCCCGCGACCGAACAGCGCGACGGCGAGGCGTTCGTCTCCGCCGCCGCGGTGACGGAGTACGCCGAGGCCCAGCGAGCGGCGCAAGAGGCCGACGCACAGGCCGTCTCGGAAGCGGGAGCGTCCGAGACCGAAACGGACGCCGAGCCGTCGGCAGCCGCGCCCGCTGGTGGCGAGGGTGGCCTGTCGGGTGAGCGCATCCCCTACAGAGGAGTCCGCCGCACCATCGGCGAGGCGATGCAGAACTCGAAGTTCACCGCGCCGCACGTCACCCACCACGACAGCACCGACGTGAGCGCGCTGGTCGAACTCCGTGCGGAGCTGAAGGAAGTGGCCGCAGAGCGCGACGTGAAGCTCAGCTACATGCCGTTCGTGATGAAGGCCATCGCGGCGGCGTTGAAGCAGTATCCCTACATGAACGCGACGCTCGACGAGGAGAACGAGGAGATCGTCCTCCGCGACGAGTACCACATCGGCGTCGCCGTCGCGACGGACGCGGGGCTCATGGTTCCGGTCGTCGAGGACGTCGACAAGAAGGGACTGCTCGAAATCGCCGAAGACATGAACGACAAGATCGAGCGGGCTCGGGACCGCTCCATCTCGCGGGACGAACTCCGCGGCAGTACGTTCACCATCACCAACTTCGGCGTCGTCGGCGGCGAGTACGCCACGCCCATCATCAACTATCCCGAGGTCGGTATCATGGGTCTCGGCGAGCTGACGGAGCGGCCGGTCGTGGAGGACGGCGAGGTCGTCGCCCGCCACACGCTGCCGCTGTCGCTGTCTATCGACCACCGCATCCTCGATGGTGCGGTGGCCGCGCAGTTCGCGAACAAGGTCATGGAGTACCTGCAACACCCCAAACTGCTGCTACTCGAATAATATGGTCGTCGGAGACATCTCAACCGGAACCGAAGTACTGGTCATCGGCGCGGGACCGGGCGGCTACGTGGCCGCCATCCGCGCCGCACAGAAGGGTCTCGACACGACGCTCGTCGAGAAAGACGCCTACGGAGGCACCTGCCTGAACCACGGCTGTATCCCCTCGAAAGCCTACATCACGGGCGCGAACCTCGCCTACGACGCGGGCAACGCCGAGGAGATGGGCATCCACGCCGACCCCGCCGTCGACATGGCGGCCATGCGCGAGTGGAAGGACGGCGTCGTCGACCAGCTGACCGGCGGCGTCGAGAAGCTCTGTAAGGCCAACGGCGTCAACCTCGTCAAGGGGACGGCGTCGTTCAAGGACGAGTCGAGTGTCCGCGTCGCCCACGGCGGCGAGGGCCAAGGAAGCGAGACCATCGAGTTCGAGCACTGTATCATCGCGACCGGGAGCCGTCCGATGCAGATTCCCGGCTTCGAGTTCGCCGACGACGAGGTGCTGTCGTCGCGCGACGCGCTCGGACTGGAGTACGTCCCGAACCGCCTCGTCGTCGTCGGCGCGGGCTACATCGGGATGGAGCTGTCGACCGTCTTCGCCAAGCTCGGCGCGGACGTCACCGTCGTCGAGATGCTGGACGACGTCCTGCCCGGCTACGAGGACGACGTCGCTCGCGTCGTCAAGAAACGCGCGGAGTCGCTCGGTATCGACTTCCACTTCGGCGAGGGCGCGTCGGGCTGGGAGGACAACGGCGACGCTATCACCGTCACCACCGAGACCGAAGACGGCGAGGAGTCGAGCTACGTCGCCGACGACGTCTTGGTTGCTGTCGGCCGCAGTCCCGTCACGGACACGCTCGGTCTCGAAAACGCCGGTCTCGAAACGGACGAGCGGGGCTTCATCGAGACGGACGAGCAGGCACGCACCGCCGTCGAGGGCATCTTCGCCGTCGGCGACGTCGCGGGCGAGCCGATGCTCGCGCACAAGGGAAGTACCGAGGGCATCGTCGCCGCGGAGGTCATCGCCGGCGAACCCGCCGCGCTCGATTATCAAGCGATTCCCGCCGCGGTCTTCACCGACCCCGAAATCGGGACGGTCGGCATGACCGAAGCCGAGGCCGAGGAGATGGGCTTTACGCCCGTCGTCGGCCAGTTCCCGTTCAACGCAAGCGGGCGGGCGATGACGACGGGCCACACCGACGGCTTCGTCCGCATCGTCGCCGACGAGGAGAGCGGCTTCGTCCTCGGCGGCCAGATCGTCGGTCCCGAGGCCTCGGAACTCGTCGCCGAGGTCGCGCTCGCCATCGAGATGGGCGCGACGCTCGAAGACCTCGCCGCGACGGTCCACACCCACCCCACGCTCGCCGAGTCGGTCATGGAGGCCGCCGAGAACGCGATGGGCCAGGCCATCCACACGCTGAACCGGTAGGTCGGCCGACGTCCGACTTTTCAGTCTTCTTCAACTTCGTCGCAAGCGAGACCGTCCTGTCCCCGTTCGCGGAGGCACGCCTCCGCCGTCGGAGTCGGCGTCTGCGTCCCTGTCGACGGTGGCGGAGCTGTCACCGTCGCCGCCGGGGTCGTCGCGGCTGCCGTCGCCGTTGGGGTCGTCACAGTCACGACCTGCGAACCGTCGGCCGTCGCCGAGGCTGGGGCCACCGGCTCCGGGTCCGGAGTCTCGGCCGTGTCGGCCGTCGTCGTCCCGGCGACGCGGTCGACCATCGGGGCGGGCAGGGACGGTCCCGGCGAGCCGCTACAGCCAGCGAGGACGACGGTGGCGACGAGGAGTGTCGCCACCGCAGCGGCGTGCTGCATAGACTGTAAGAATCGGCTGAAACGGCGATAAACCGCGTCGATCGTTCTCGCGACACAGTATCCGGCTACTCTCGGAGTGTCCGCGTAAACCGGACGTGGTGGCCGACTGTCTCGGCCGGCAGACCCCGGCACGTGGCGGACGCCAGACGGTGCAACATAAGTGTCGGGACGTGCCAAGTGGTAGTCGTGCTCTCACCTCTCTTGGCAGTCGGTCTTCTCGTTGCGGTGTTCGTCGGCTTCAACATCGGCGGCTCGTCGACCGGCGTGGCGTTCGGTCCCGCAGTCGGTAGCAACGTGGTGGGCAAGCTGACCGCGGCCGCGTTGATGACGGTCTTCGCGCTCCTCGGCGGCTGGACGGTCGGCCGAGAGGTCATCGAGACGATGGGTGGACAGATCGTCCCCCAAAGCGAGTTCACGCTGGTCGCAAGCGTCGCCGTTCTCTTCTTCGTCGGCCTCGCGCTCCTCGTCTCGAACACCTTCGGCGTCCCCGCCTCCACGTCGATGACGGCCGTCGGTGCCATCGCCGGACTCGGCGTCGCGACGGGCACGCTCGACGAGGGCGTGATGCTCGAAATCATCTCGTGGTGGATCGTCGCACCCATCCTCGCCTTCTGGGTCTGTGCGGTCATCGGCCGGTACGTCTACCCCTATCTCGACGCCCGCTTCGCCATCGACCGCTCGGACGGCCCGGTGTGGGAGATCCGGACCGACGGCGGACTGCCGCGGCCGCGACTGTCCGACTCGACGACGACTCGCGAGGTCGTCGGGATGGTGCTCGTCGTCGTCATCGCGTGTTACATGGCGTTCTCCGCGGGCGCGTCGAACGCCGCCAACGCCGTCGCCCCGCTCGTCGGCAACGGTGCCATCGACATCGAAGTCGGCATCCTGCTCGCCGCCGGTGCCATCGGGCTGGGCGCGTTCACCATCGCCCGCCGGACGCTCGACACCGTCGGCAACGACCTGACCGACCTGCCGATTCTCGCGGCACTCATCGTCGAGGTCGTCAGCGCGAGCATCATCACATTCCTCTCGTATCTCGGCATCCCCGCGAGCCTCGCCGTGAGCGCGACGATGTGCATCGTCGGTCTCGGCTGGGGGCGAGCCACCCGGACGGTCAAACTCGGCGACGCCGTCCGCGGCAACGGGCCGGAGGTCTCGGTCAACGCGCTGGCGGCCGAGACCGACGAGGTCCGCCCGATGGGCGAACGCGAGGACGACCTGCTCGCAGAGGACCTGTTCAACCCCGGCACGACCGGCCGCGTCATCTTCTTTTGGATTCTGACGCCGTCGCTGTCGGCGTTGGCGTCGTATCTGCTGTTCGCGTTCGTACCGCTGTAGCGGCCCGGTAGCCTACGAGTCGAAATAGTCGGCCGAGAACCGCCCGACAGATAGCCGACGTGGCGGAACCTTTCCCTACACGAACAGCAAAGCCTAATGAGGAGGGAATCCAATCCTCGGCTGATGCCCACGGTAGAATACCTCAACTACGAAGTGCTCGACGATCAGGGATGGGACATGGACGATGACGACCTCTTCGACAAGGCCGCAGACGCTGGCCTTGACGCAGAGGACTTCGGTTCCCTCGAGGTAAACGAGGGCGAGTACATCCTCGAAGCCGCAGAGGCCCAGGGCTACGACTGGCCCTTCTCGTGCCGCGCCGGTGCGTGTGCGAACTGCGCGTCCATCATCAAAGAAGGCGAAATCGAGATGGACATGCAGCAGATCCTCTCGGACGAGGAAGTCGACGAGAAAGGCGTCCGCCTGACCTGCATCGGTTCGCCGGCAGCGGAGAACGTCCGCATCGTCTACAACGCGAAGCATCTCGACTACCTCCAGAACCGCGTCATCTAAGTCGAGCCTATCCAGTATTTTTTCGCGCTCGCCCGACCAGCCGTGGCTCTCCGCATCCAAAGGTTGAATCCCTCCGCCGACGCCTCGTCTGTATGCTCGGTACGACGCCCGATCTCCTCCGGCTCCTCGTCGTCCCCGTCTTCGCGTGGGCCGCCTACCGCGACATCGAGACCAGACGGCTCCCCAACCGCCTGTGGTATCCGCTCGTCGCGCTCGGCGTCTGTCTCCTCCTGTGGGACCTCGCGGGCCGGTGGCCGCTCGCCGGCTTCGAGGACCGGCTGTTTCTCATCCGCGTCGGCTTCAGCCTCTTCTTCGTCGTCCCGCTGAGCTACGGCTTCTGGTGGATCGGCGGCTTCGGCGGCGCGGACGCGAAGGCACTGATGACGCTCGCCGTCGTCTTTCCGACCTTCCCGACCTACACCGTCGGCAGTCTCGACCTCCCGATGGTCGAACCGCTGCTCGGCGTCTTCTCGATGACCATCCTGACCAACACGGTCGTCGTCGCGCTCGTCTATCCCCTCCTCCTTCTCGTCCGGAACCTCGCCGTCGGCGACGTCGCGCCCGTGATGTTTCTCGGGCGGCGGACGGCCGTCGACGACCTCCGGACCGAACACGGCCGGCTGTTCGAGACGCGCGAGGGGTTCACCCGCAGCGGGCTGGACCTCGACGCCCTCCGGATGTATCTCCGCTGGCGCGGGAGCACGCTCGCCGACGTCCGAACGAACCCCGACGAGCACCGCGACCCCGCGAGCGTCGGCCAGACGTTCGAGCCGACGGACGGCGCGGTCGGCGACGACCCCGTCGCGGACGGGGGTTCGGTGAGCGACAACGACGTCGTCGAACCCGCAGACGTCGCAGGCGACGACGCGTGGGCCGCCGAGCGGTTCCTCGACGAGATCGAGGGGACGGCGTACGGCACCTCCGCCGAGTCGCTCCGCGAGGGGCTGGAACTCGTCGCCGCCCGCGACACGGTCTGGATCTCGCCCGGCCTCCCGTTCGTCGTCCCGATGTTCGGTGGTCTCCTCGTCGCACTCACCTACGGCGACCTCCTCTTCGGCGTGCTCGGTCTCGTCGGCGTCGCCGAGCTGGTGACGCTGCTCGGAGTCTAGGCACAAGACCTATCGGCCGAACGCGCTTCGGATTCGACAATGACAGTCGACGTCGACTTCGGTGACGACGGGCTGGTGCCCGCCGTCGCACAGGACGCCGAGACGGGCGAGGTGCTGATGCTCGCCTACGTCTCCCCCGAGGCACTCGAACGGACGCGCGAGACGGGCTACGCCCACTACTACTCCCGGAGCCGCGACGAACTCTGGAAGAAGGGCGGGTCGAGCGGCCATCTCCAGTCGATTCAGGAGGTCCGCGTCGACTGCGACGCCGACACGCTACTCTATCTGGTCGACCAGGAAGGTGGGGCCTGCCACACCGGCCACCGCTCGTGTTTCTACCGCACCGTCGACGGCGACGAGGTGGGCGAGAAAGTCTTCGACCCCGAGACCGTCTACGAGTGAGCCATGAGCGATTCCGCCCCCGCCGACGCCGACGCTGACGTTCCCGCCTCAGTCGCCGAGCTTCGGGCCGCCCACGACCGACTCGAAACCGTCGAGCGCGAGGTCGACGACCTCGGCGAGTCGACCGTCGAACGCGTCGCCGATGCCCACCGACAGGCGACGAAACTGCTGGATAACTACGCCGACTCCGCGACCGGCAGCGGCGACTTCAAGGCCTACCTCCAGTTCCAAAACGAGTTCATCGGGCTCGTCGACGAGTTACCCGAAGACATCCCCCACTACGACGCCTTCGAGACCGCCAGCGACCGGATGGACAAACGCCGGCTGAGCGAGGGTGACTTCGCCTTCGCCCGCGAGACGCTGGAACCCGCCGCCGAGACCGCCGAGTTGCTCGCCGACCGCGAGGACGCCCGCGACGGCTACAGCCGCGCGCGCCGCGACGTCGAGAAGCGACTGGACGACGTCGAGACGCGCCTCGACGACCTCGAACGGCTCCAGCGGCTCGGTGACGCCGACCTCGACGCGCCCGTCGACGACCTCCGCGAGCCCATTGTGGCCTACAACGACGCGGTCCGGAGCGACTTTCAGACCTTCCGCCGCGAGGCCAGCGCGCGCGACTTCTTCGACTTCCTCGACGCGACGACCGCGTACCCCCTCGTCGACTTCGAGACGCCGCCGGACGACCTCCGGGGCTACGTCGACGACAACCCTGCAGGCGAGGAGTCCGTGGCACAGTTGCTCGACTACGCCGACTACTCGGCCTCGAAGCTCTCACATTACGTCGAGGACGCCAGCGCGCTCAAGACGAACGTCGCGGTCCACCGCACCTACCTCGAACGGCTGGACGCGACGCCGCTCACCGTCGAGTGGCCGCCCGCGCCCGCCGAGGAACTGCGCTACCGGGTGGACGAACTCGTCGCCGTCGTCGGCCGGTTCGCCTCCGAGGAGACGGTCGCACAGACCCGCGAGCTCCGCGACCTCACCACCCGTGAGGACTACGAGCGGCTGCGGACGTCGGCCGAGGCTCGCGAGCAACTGACCGACGAGGAGCGCGAGCAGTTGGCCAGCGGCGCGGTAGAGGAGGAGCTGTCGACGTTGCGGACGGAACGCGAGCAGTTGCAGGAGGCACTGGAGACGTATCCGCGGCGGTAGGAGAGAGAAAACTGCTTTTCGCGGCGCGACTACCGTGCGGCTTCGAGTGCCTCACGAACGCCGTCGGCGAGGTCCTGCGCGCGCGACTCGTCACGAGCCTCGGCGTAGATGCGGACTTTCGGCTCGGTGCCGCTCGGTCGGACGAGCACCCAGGCGTCACCGTAATCGAGGCGGTAGCCGTCCTTCGTGTTCGGTTCGGCGTCGGCCGAGCGCGCGTACTCCTCGGCCGCCCCGAGCATCGCGTCGAGTTCGGCTTCGGTCTCGTAGGTCAGGTTGACCCGGACGTTGTGGTAGTCGGTGTAGGGGGCGGCGACCTCGCTCGCGGGGCGGTCGGCGAGCAGTTCGAGGAACTTCGCGCCGATGAACGCGCCGTCGCGGACGAGCCGGTAGTCGGGGAAGAAGATGCCGCCGTTGCCCTCGCCGGCGACGGGGACGGTCGCACCCTCGGCCCACAGCTCGCGGATGCGGGTGATGATGTTCGTCGAGCCGATGGGCGTCAGTTCCAGGGTCGCGCCGACGTCGTCGCAGACGTCGACGAGCCGTTGGGAGACGTTGACGGCGGCGACCGTCGTGTCGCCCTCGTCGAGATGTGCCGCGGCGAGTGCGGCCAGCGAGGTGTCGCCCTGGATGTATTCGCCGTGTTCGTCGAAGAAGATGGCGCGGTCGGCGTCGCCGTCGTGGGCGATGCCGACGTCGGCGTCGGTCGCGCGGACGAGTCGGCCGAGGTCGCCGAGATTCTTTCGCACGGGTTCGGGTTCGCGGCCCGGGAAGTGGCCGTCGGGCTGGGCGTTGAGGGTGACGACGTCACAGCCGAGTTCGCGGTAGAAGTCGGGGCTGGTCAGCGCGCCCGCGCCGTGGCCGGGGTCGAGTGCGACGGTGAGGTTCGCGTCGGCGATCTTCTCGCGGTCGACGGTGGCGAGCATCTCGTCGACGTAGTCGCGGTTGGCCGACTCGACGCGGCGGGTTTCTCCCACTTCGTCCCACTCGGCCACGTCGAACGTCTCGGCGAGGATGTGTTCTTCGACGCGCTCCAGACGGGGGACGGGGAGTTCGACCCCGTCGGCACCGACGAGTTTGACGCCGTTGTACTCCGGCGGGTTGTGCGAGGCCGTGATGAGGACGGCGGGGACGTTCTCGACGTCGCAGTAGCGGACGACCGCGGGCGTCGGCGAGACGCCGAGGCGGTCGACGTCGACGCCGACGCTAGCGAGACCGCTGGCGGCGGCGTTCGTAAACATCTCGCCGGTGGTCCGCGTGTCGCGGGCGACGACGACGCGGTCTTCGTCCCAGACGGTCCCGGCGGCCTTCGCGACGCGGAGAACGAACTCCGGGGTGAGCTGTTCACCCGCTACCCCGCGTGTCCCGCTCGACCCGAATAGCTTCATTACCGGGTCATGGAGGGCGCGGCATCAAAGCCGTTCCGAACGTCGGAGGCTCCGTGGTGGAATCACACAGGCGAAAAAGGGGGATGGTCGTGGCAAGGTCGATACTCGCGAGGGGCTACTCGTCGTCCGCGCGGAGGATGTTCCGTTCTTCGAAGAGATCGGCCAGCGCGTGCATCGAGTGGACGACCGTGTCGCAGGCGGGTTCGACGGCGGGCTTCGGGCTGAAGCCGACCGAGAGTCCGGCGACCTCCAGCATCGGCAGGTCGTTCGCGCCGTCGCCGATGGCGACCGTGTGCGCCATCTCGACGTCGAGTTCGTCGGCGAGGGCTTCGAGTTCACGGTCTTTCGTCCCCTCGATGAGCGGCCCCTCGACGCCGCCGGTGAGTCGACCGCCCTTCACGGGCAGGCGGTTCGAGACGATGTGGTCGACGTCGACCCCCTCGGCTTCGAGTGCGCGCTCGACGCCGCGGTCGAAGCCGCCGGTGAGGATAGCGGTGTGGTGGCCGTAGTCGTTGAGCCGTTCGATGACGTCGGCCGCGCCGGGGCGAAGTTCGACTTCTCCGTACGCCTCTTCGGCCACCTCTTCTTCGAGTCCTTCCAGGAGCGAGGCGCGCTTGCGGAGGCTGTCGGCGTAGCTGATCTCGTCGTTCATGGCGCGCTCGGTGATGTCGGCCATCTCGTCGGCGACGTCCATGCGTTCGCCGAGCAGCACGGTCATCTCCGAGTCCGAGAGCGTCCCGTCGAAGTCGAAGGCGATGAGTTTCACATCTCAAACTCACTCTCGGCCGATTTGAAACCACCTGAAGCGGTCAGGTTTCACCGGTGGACCCACCGAGGAGTTCACTGACTGACCCCTGTGGGATTCACTGACTGACCCACCGAGGGACCGCTTGGCATCCACTGACCGTGCCGACCGGTTCGGCCAGTTATTTATCGAAGCCCGATGTGGGACCTGTATGGATTCCGAGGCACGGCGTGAGGTCGAAGACGCGCTCGACGAGGAAGTCGCCACCGCGACGAGCGAGACCCCGCTGTCGGCGTTCGTCGAGACGCTGCGGACGCAGTCCGACGACAGCCTGCGGCTCGTGGTGCGGTACGATGGCGACGAACACACGGTGCTCTACACGCGTGACGACGTGGGCACGGACCTCGACGACGAGGCGTTCGAGGAGCAGGTGAAGACGCTCGTCATGAAGGGACTCAGCGACCCGCCCGAAGAGCAGGAGCTGTCGGATTTCGGCTCGTTGCACGCGACGCTCCGGTGGTTCGACGACGTCGTCGTCGCCTGCTATCCGACCGGCGAGTGGACGGGCGTCGTGGCGACGTTCGACCGCGGCGACTCCCCGTTCGTCGGGGCGGCACTCGACGAGTTGGAGTAGCCAGTAGACGAGAGAGAGAAAGAGCGACTCAGTAGTCGACCGGCGTCCAGTGCCGTGGTCCGATATCCGCGCCGCGGGTCCGTACTTCTCGTTGTCCCTCCGGTGTCTCCCGCACCTCGACCAGCGCGTCGAAGGGCTGTCGGAGGATGCTCACGTCGGCGTTGTCCGGCACGGTATCGTCGAGCGTGAAGACGCCGACGAAGCCCGAAGAGCTGATGCGGCCGGTCATCACGTGGAGGAACTGGAAGACCCGCCGGAGGTCGGAGTACATCAGCATCGTCGACAGCGA includes these proteins:
- a CDS encoding DUF7118 family protein translates to MSDSAPADADADVPASVAELRAAHDRLETVEREVDDLGESTVERVADAHRQATKLLDNYADSATGSGDFKAYLQFQNEFIGLVDELPEDIPHYDAFETASDRMDKRRLSEGDFAFARETLEPAAETAELLADREDARDGYSRARRDVEKRLDDVETRLDDLERLQRLGDADLDAPVDDLREPIVAYNDAVRSDFQTFRREASARDFFDFLDATTAYPLVDFETPPDDLRGYVDDNPAGEESVAQLLDYADYSASKLSHYVEDASALKTNVAVHRTYLERLDATPLTVEWPPAPAEELRYRVDELVAVVGRFASEETVAQTRELRDLTTREDYERLRTSAEAREQLTDEEREQLASGAVEEELSTLRTEREQLQEALETYPRR
- a CDS encoding 2-oxo acid dehydrogenase subunit E2, translated to MGTKDFKLPDVGEGVAEGELVSWLVGPGDTVEEDQPVAEVETDKALVEVPSPYNGTVKELHVEEGTMVPVGDVIITYEVAGEGDEPADPAAETEPEETSEAEPAESETEPAEAATEDAEPAESSAKGGRVFAAPSARRLARELGVDIATVEGSGPSGRVTDADVRQAAEAGEAGGETAEADEDDGPRDVDIDDGESSVTKREEAANGETPSDAPDAAGRNRTLAAPATRRLANEQGVDLNDVPATEQRDGEAFVSAAAVTEYAEAQRAAQEADAQAVSEAGASETETDAEPSAAAPAGGEGGLSGERIPYRGVRRTIGEAMQNSKFTAPHVTHHDSTDVSALVELRAELKEVAAERDVKLSYMPFVMKAIAAALKQYPYMNATLDEENEEIVLRDEYHIGVAVATDAGLMVPVVEDVDKKGLLEIAEDMNDKIERARDRSISRDELRGSTFTITNFGVVGGEYATPIINYPEVGIMGLGELTERPVVEDGEVVARHTLPLSLSIDHRILDGAVAAQFANKVMEYLQHPKLLLLE
- a CDS encoding A24 family peptidase — translated: MLGTTPDLLRLLVVPVFAWAAYRDIETRRLPNRLWYPLVALGVCLLLWDLAGRWPLAGFEDRLFLIRVGFSLFFVVPLSYGFWWIGGFGGADAKALMTLAVVFPTFPTYTVGSLDLPMVEPLLGVFSMTILTNTVVVALVYPLLLLVRNLAVGDVAPVMFLGRRTAVDDLRTEHGRLFETREGFTRSGLDLDALRMYLRWRGSTLADVRTNPDEHRDPASVGQTFEPTDGAVGDDPVADGGSVSDNDVVEPADVAGDDAWAAERFLDEIEGTAYGTSAESLREGLELVAARDTVWISPGLPFVVPMFGGLLVALTYGDLLFGVLGLVGVAELVTLLGV
- a CDS encoding inorganic phosphate transporter, whose translation is MLSPLLAVGLLVAVFVGFNIGGSSTGVAFGPAVGSNVVGKLTAAALMTVFALLGGWTVGREVIETMGGQIVPQSEFTLVASVAVLFFVGLALLVSNTFGVPASTSMTAVGAIAGLGVATGTLDEGVMLEIISWWIVAPILAFWVCAVIGRYVYPYLDARFAIDRSDGPVWEIRTDGGLPRPRLSDSTTTREVVGMVLVVVIACYMAFSAGASNAANAVAPLVGNGAIDIEVGILLAAGAIGLGAFTIARRTLDTVGNDLTDLPILAALIVEVVSASIITFLSYLGIPASLAVSATMCIVGLGWGRATRTVKLGDAVRGNGPEVSVNALAAETDEVRPMGEREDDLLAEDLFNPGTTGRVIFFWILTPSLSALASYLLFAFVPL
- the glmM gene encoding phosphoglucosamine mutase, which translates into the protein MKLFGSSGTRGVAGEQLTPEFVLRVAKAAGTVWDEDRVVVARDTRTTGEMFTNAAASGLASVGVDVDRLGVSPTPAVVRYCDVENVPAVLITASHNPPEYNGVKLVGADGVELPVPRLERVEEHILAETFDVAEWDEVGETRRVESANRDYVDEMLATVDREKIADANLTVALDPGHGAGALTSPDFYRELGCDVVTLNAQPDGHFPGREPEPVRKNLGDLGRLVRATDADVGIAHDGDADRAIFFDEHGEYIQGDTSLAALAAAHLDEGDTTVAAVNVSQRLVDVCDDVGATLELTPIGSTNIITRIRELWAEGATVPVAGEGNGGIFFPDYRLVRDGAFIGAKFLELLADRPASEVAAPYTDYHNVRVNLTYETEAELDAMLGAAEEYARSADAEPNTKDGYRLDYGDAWVLVRPSGTEPKVRIYAEARDESRAQDLADGVREALEAAR
- the lpdA gene encoding dihydrolipoyl dehydrogenase, translating into MVVGDISTGTEVLVIGAGPGGYVAAIRAAQKGLDTTLVEKDAYGGTCLNHGCIPSKAYITGANLAYDAGNAEEMGIHADPAVDMAAMREWKDGVVDQLTGGVEKLCKANGVNLVKGTASFKDESSVRVAHGGEGQGSETIEFEHCIIATGSRPMQIPGFEFADDEVLSSRDALGLEYVPNRLVVVGAGYIGMELSTVFAKLGADVTVVEMLDDVLPGYEDDVARVVKKRAESLGIDFHFGEGASGWEDNGDAITVTTETEDGEESSYVADDVLVAVGRSPVTDTLGLENAGLETDERGFIETDEQARTAVEGIFAVGDVAGEPMLAHKGSTEGIVAAEVIAGEPAALDYQAIPAAVFTDPEIGTVGMTEAEAEEMGFTPVVGQFPFNASGRAMTTGHTDGFVRIVADEESGFVLGGQIVGPEASELVAEVALAIEMGATLEDLAATVHTHPTLAESVMEAAENAMGQAIHTLNR
- the serB gene encoding phosphoserine phosphatase SerB, encoding MKLIAFDFDGTLSDSEMTVLLGERMDVADEMADITERAMNDEISYADSLRKRASLLEGLEEEVAEEAYGEVELRPGAADVIERLNDYGHHTAILTGGFDRGVERALEAEGVDVDHIVSNRLPVKGGRLTGGVEGPLIEGTKDRELEALADELDVEMAHTVAIGDGANDLPMLEVAGLSVGFSPKPAVEPACDTVVHSMHALADLFEERNILRADDE
- the fer gene encoding ferredoxin Fer, which translates into the protein MPTVEYLNYEVLDDQGWDMDDDDLFDKAADAGLDAEDFGSLEVNEGEYILEAAEAQGYDWPFSCRAGACANCASIIKEGEIEMDMQQILSDEEVDEKGVRLTCIGSPAAENVRIVYNAKHLDYLQNRVI